A genomic window from Spiroplasma endosymbiont of Labia minor includes:
- a CDS encoding pentapeptide repeat-containing protein: protein MNGCVLNGCVLNGCVLNGCVLNGCVLNGCVLNGCVLNGCVLLYYFQLMFFYLFFVSLYLPQYIYIIHYIDNCQYR from the coding sequence CTGAATGGTTGTGTTCTGAATGGTTGTGTTCTGAATGGTTGTGTTCTGAATGGTTGTGTTCTGAATGGTTGTGTTCTGAATGGTTGTGTTCTGAATGGTTGTGTTCTGAATGGTTGTGTTCTTTTATATTATTTTCAGTTAATGTTTTTTTATTTATTTTTTGTTTCATTGTATTTACCTCAATATATTTATATTATACATTATATAGA